The following coding sequences are from one Desulfosporosinus orientis DSM 765 window:
- a CDS encoding G1 family glutamic endopeptidase yields the protein MKIRFYKLHIVLLAVLITLSASSLGVPNDIYLRGFSHKSMPFPEISQQTTSSTAAEASVSLPENTQVSSNWAGYIVTPSFSGDPYNSVSGTWTVPNITASQEDALAAQWIGLGGVLSSDLLQMGTIEQIQNGEPVADVFWEQLPSAAQTIMTVPIGATITASISKATDSTWNLSFTVNGETPTQTIPSVTLDESYAQGIGTSAEWISEDPSNANGQLYPLADMGTVQYQDAMANDNPINDSTNTVQPVALVSRNGSVLITPSELGADGQSFSTSVIAANTQINTNSNTNTNTNTNPTPYPGINTRLPQGPRPFGNERSSLNWRGISSYNR from the coding sequence ATGAAAATAAGGTTCTATAAACTTCATATTGTTTTGTTAGCCGTATTAATTACATTAAGTGCATCCTCTTTAGGTGTACCTAATGATATTTATCTAAGGGGTTTTTCTCATAAATCAATGCCTTTTCCAGAAATTTCACAGCAGACTACTTCATCAACTGCTGCTGAGGCAAGCGTAAGCCTTCCTGAGAACACTCAAGTGTCTTCAAATTGGGCCGGATATATTGTTACCCCTTCGTTCTCCGGCGACCCCTATAACAGTGTATCCGGCACCTGGACTGTCCCTAACATCACGGCCAGTCAGGAGGATGCCTTAGCTGCCCAGTGGATTGGTTTGGGCGGAGTATTGTCATCCGATCTTTTGCAAATGGGAACAATAGAGCAAATTCAAAATGGAGAGCCTGTTGCTGATGTTTTCTGGGAACAGCTGCCCTCCGCAGCACAAACTATAATGACCGTCCCCATTGGGGCAACCATAACAGCCAGTATCTCTAAAGCAACAGATTCAACTTGGAATTTAAGCTTCACTGTAAACGGCGAAACACCAACTCAAACCATTCCTTCTGTGACCCTGGATGAGTCCTATGCACAGGGAATTGGGACATCCGCTGAATGGATCAGTGAAGACCCCTCAAATGCAAACGGCCAATTGTATCCTCTTGCCGATATGGGGACTGTGCAATATCAGGATGCAATGGCCAATGATAATCCCATTAATGATTCAACCAATACGGTTCAGCCCGTTGCTCTAGTATCAAGAAACGGATCGGTTCTCATTACCCCTTCTGAACTCGGAGCGGATGGCCAGTCTTTTTCTACAAGCGTAATAGCTGCCAATACGCAAATAAATACTAACTCCAACACAAACACAAACACCAACACCAATCCAACCCCATACCCTGGCATCAATACCAGACTCCCACAGGGACCAAGACCTTTTGGAAACGAGAGATCCTCATTGAATTGGCGGGGGATATCTAGTTACAACAGGTAA
- the dnaG gene encoding DNA primase, with protein sequence MWLRLKGVRDVDNRLHQEFMPEEVIEEVRSRADIVEIISEYVSLQRKGKNFLGLCPFHAEKTPSFTVTPEKQMFYCFGCNVGGNVFSFLMKKENWSFLECIQNLAARYGVSLPEKELSPREREENRRRLRFEEIHELAAEYFHNLLLKSPEGELGRLYFAQRGVDSDTIRSFRLGYAPDRWDGLLTYMKARGVQPLELAENGLALERGTPGKGGGYYDRFRNRVLFSILDRRNHVIGFGGRVLDDSLPKYLNSPETFFFNKGHHLYGMHSGHQGIRERGYALLVEGYMDVIALQKAGYSNAVASLGTALTRDQAKLLRRYTQRVVLLYDSDEAGIQAALRGGEILRYAGIRVDVATLAGAKDPDEFLKSYGVEAFEKVLKQVIGYVEFKFRMSVQKAPPQTIQEKAELVVKLAPDILKVSSPIEREGYERFLSLELGLTLEAVQREIAGLEQKKPKKEPLKEYSQQNQVSSEKNRDNIDSVIICKNDDAFPSPAVYSGEYRTERMLLRLLIEDISHLPKIKAKLGEFFWKVPAHQQIFDYLNQEGKLPAHSEEQAQSWLAGLLLEELDISQTERLLDDCIKGILSSQAEERVEDLQARMVALEKSGDMAGAMALLKEIGERLKRGK encoded by the coding sequence ATGTGGCTGAGATTGAAAGGCGTAAGGGACGTGGATAATAGGCTTCATCAAGAATTTATGCCGGAAGAAGTTATTGAGGAAGTGCGATCTCGCGCGGATATAGTTGAGATTATATCTGAATATGTTAGCTTGCAGCGCAAGGGGAAAAACTTTTTAGGTCTTTGTCCTTTTCACGCAGAGAAGACGCCGAGCTTTACTGTAACCCCAGAAAAACAAATGTTTTACTGCTTTGGCTGCAACGTTGGCGGGAATGTTTTTTCTTTTTTAATGAAAAAGGAAAATTGGTCGTTCCTTGAGTGTATTCAGAATCTGGCCGCTCGTTATGGCGTATCCCTTCCTGAGAAAGAACTGTCTCCGCGTGAAAGGGAAGAAAATCGACGTCGATTACGTTTTGAAGAAATTCATGAATTGGCTGCAGAGTACTTCCATAACCTTTTACTTAAGTCTCCGGAAGGAGAACTTGGCCGGCTTTATTTTGCTCAACGTGGTGTTGACTCAGATACCATTAGAAGTTTTCGGTTAGGTTATGCACCGGACCGCTGGGATGGGCTGTTGACTTATATGAAAGCCCGAGGAGTTCAACCCCTTGAACTAGCAGAGAATGGGCTGGCCTTAGAAAGAGGGACACCGGGTAAAGGCGGAGGGTATTATGACCGTTTCCGTAACCGCGTCCTCTTTAGCATTCTTGACCGGCGAAACCATGTCATTGGCTTTGGCGGCCGAGTATTGGATGATTCTCTTCCTAAATACCTTAATTCCCCAGAAACTTTTTTCTTTAATAAAGGTCATCACCTCTATGGGATGCATAGTGGGCATCAAGGAATTCGTGAAAGAGGGTATGCCTTATTAGTGGAAGGTTATATGGATGTCATTGCTCTTCAGAAAGCAGGTTATTCCAATGCAGTGGCTTCTTTGGGGACAGCGCTGACAAGGGATCAGGCAAAACTTTTGAGACGATATACACAACGTGTGGTTCTTCTCTATGATTCTGATGAGGCGGGAATTCAAGCAGCTTTAAGAGGAGGAGAAATCCTTCGCTACGCTGGCATCCGCGTGGATGTGGCTACTTTAGCGGGAGCAAAAGATCCTGACGAATTTTTGAAGAGTTATGGTGTGGAGGCCTTTGAAAAGGTTTTAAAGCAGGTTATTGGCTATGTAGAGTTCAAATTTCGGATGAGTGTTCAAAAAGCTCCCCCCCAGACAATTCAGGAAAAAGCAGAATTAGTTGTAAAGCTTGCTCCGGACATTTTGAAAGTTAGCAGTCCCATTGAAAGAGAAGGCTATGAACGCTTCTTGAGTTTAGAGCTAGGGCTTACTCTGGAAGCGGTACAACGTGAAATCGCCGGACTGGAACAGAAAAAACCTAAAAAAGAGCCATTAAAAGAATATTCTCAGCAAAATCAGGTTAGTTCTGAAAAAAATAGAGATAATATAGATAGTGTCATTATTTGTAAAAATGATGATGCATTTCCTTCACCAGCAGTTTATTCAGGGGAGTATCGGACTGAGCGTATGCTTTTACGACTGCTTATCGAAGATATTTCTCATTTGCCTAAAATAAAGGCTAAGCTGGGAGAATTCTTTTGGAAGGTACCGGCACATCAACAAATCTTTGATTATCTCAATCAGGAGGGCAAATTACCGGCCCACAGCGAAGAACAGGCCCAAAGCTGGCTGGCTGGTTTACTCCTGGAGGAGTTAGATATATCCCAAACCGAACGGCTTTTAGATGATTGTATCAAAGGAATTCTTTCTTCACAAGCAGAAGAGAGAGTTGAAGATCTTCAAGCCCGCATGGTAGCTTTAGAAAAATCCGGTGACATGGCAGGGGCTATGGCTCTGTTGAAAGAGATAGGAGAGCGGTTGAAACGTGGCAAATAG
- a CDS encoding bacteriohemerythrin encodes MLEWKQEYEIGVELIDKQHQHLLEIGNSIYDLLENYLLADKYDKIVEIINELREYTKYHFKTEEGYMLKIKYPKYFDQKNEHDDFIAKIDEINLNDVDENQDKYIRDLLMFVFNWTIEHILKKDKLIMSSN; translated from the coding sequence ATGCTTGAATGGAAACAAGAATACGAAATTGGAGTGGAATTAATCGATAAACAACATCAACATTTACTGGAAATTGGAAACAGTATCTATGACTTGCTGGAGAATTATTTATTAGCCGACAAATACGATAAAATTGTAGAAATTATTAATGAACTGCGGGAATATACCAAGTATCACTTTAAAACCGAAGAAGGTTATATGTTAAAAATAAAATACCCTAAATATTTTGATCAAAAGAATGAACATGATGATTTCATTGCTAAGATTGATGAAATTAATTTAAATGATGTTGATGAAAACCAGGACAAATATATACGTGATTTGCTGATGTTTGTATTCAATTGGACTATTGAACACATCTTGAAAAAAGATAAATTAATTATGTCATCAAACTAG
- the rpoD gene encoding RNA polymerase sigma factor RpoD, with translation MANSKVIGTKKNDPREGGGQMNEKQMIDNVQALIQKGKKKGSLTYKEIMDSLQGIELSADQIDDIYQQLGRMGIDVVPEPGEVELEILSGVKVDDDDDIVEDPDDDVEEETEVDLSVPEGVGIDDPVRMYLKEIGRVPLLSADEEIELAKRMEEGDEEAKRRLAEANLRLVVSIAKRYVGRGMLFLDLIQEGNLGLIKAVEKFDYVKGFKFSTYATWWIRQAITRAIADQARTIRIPVHMVETINKLIRVSRQLLQELGREPAPEEIAKVMDIPVERVREIMKIAQEPVSLETPIGEEEDSHLGDFIPDDDAPAPAEAASFILLKEQLEEVLETLTPREEKVLRLRFGLDDGRTRTLEEVGQEFGVTRERIRQIEAKALRKLRHPSRSKKLKDYLE, from the coding sequence GTGGCAAATAGTAAGGTTATAGGCACCAAAAAGAATGATCCAAGGGAAGGTGGGGGACAGATGAATGAAAAGCAGATGATAGACAACGTCCAAGCCCTCATTCAAAAAGGAAAAAAGAAAGGCTCTCTAACTTATAAAGAGATTATGGATTCTCTTCAAGGAATTGAACTTTCTGCGGATCAAATTGATGATATCTATCAACAACTTGGACGTATGGGAATAGATGTGGTGCCAGAGCCTGGAGAAGTTGAACTGGAAATCCTGAGTGGTGTTAAAGTTGACGATGACGATGATATAGTGGAAGACCCGGATGATGATGTAGAAGAAGAAACAGAAGTTGATCTTTCCGTACCTGAGGGTGTAGGAATTGATGATCCTGTTCGGATGTATCTTAAAGAAATCGGCCGAGTTCCGCTCCTTTCTGCCGATGAAGAAATAGAATTGGCGAAGAGAATGGAAGAAGGGGACGAGGAGGCTAAACGCAGATTAGCTGAGGCAAACTTACGTCTAGTGGTTAGTATCGCAAAACGTTATGTGGGCAGGGGTATGCTTTTTCTGGATTTGATTCAAGAGGGTAATCTCGGTTTGATTAAAGCCGTAGAAAAATTTGATTATGTAAAAGGGTTTAAGTTCAGCACCTATGCCACTTGGTGGATACGGCAGGCTATTACACGGGCTATTGCTGATCAGGCCAGAACCATCCGAATTCCAGTGCATATGGTGGAAACCATTAATAAGTTAATCCGGGTTTCGAGACAACTCTTACAGGAATTAGGACGGGAGCCCGCTCCTGAGGAAATCGCCAAAGTAATGGATATTCCTGTAGAACGGGTGAGAGAAATCATGAAGATTGCCCAAGAACCTGTTTCTCTGGAAACCCCCATCGGGGAAGAAGAAGACTCCCACTTGGGTGATTTTATCCCTGATGATGATGCTCCTGCTCCTGCAGAAGCAGCTTCCTTCATTCTTCTCAAGGAACAATTGGAAGAGGTTTTAGAGACTTTAACACCGCGGGAGGAAAAAGTACTCAGATTGCGGTTTGGACTTGATGATGGACGGACGAGAACGTTAGAGGAAGTCGGTCAGGAATTCGGTGTTACCAGGGAGCGTATACGTCAGATTGAAGCAAAAGCTTTACGGAAATTACGTCACCCAAGCAGAAGTAAAAAGCTTAAGGATTACTTGGAATAA
- a CDS encoding deoxyguanosinetriphosphate triphosphohydrolase, with protein MEIEKEIIGLGVVGLSETVNIRQRSEREEERLSPYAAKSKDARRERQEEECPIRTKFQRDRDRILHSKPFRRLKHKTQVYIAPAGDHYRTRMTHSLEVSQICRTIGRGLQLNEDLIEAIALGHDVGHTPFGHVGEEALRRIIGHFEHNEQSVRIMKVLANDGQGLNLTEAVLDGILYHTGEGTPKNLEGQIVKTGDRIAYLCHDYDDALRAGLLTQSDLPGRAKQMLGVRPSDMITTMVVDMIEASKDRDHIKQSPEISSAMQEFRQFMFARVYNSLNLREERRKGQYIVQALFKYYSEDISKLPQNYLVWAGGNTTKAVVDYISGLTDNYAIDLFQRLFVPRK; from the coding sequence ATGGAAATAGAAAAAGAAATAATAGGACTGGGGGTAGTGGGGTTGAGTGAAACTGTAAATATTCGACAGAGGTCAGAAAGAGAAGAAGAGCGCCTCTCGCCTTATGCAGCCAAAAGCAAGGATGCTAGACGCGAGCGTCAAGAAGAAGAGTGTCCCATTCGGACAAAATTTCAAAGGGACCGGGACAGGATTTTGCACAGCAAACCCTTTCGGCGTCTTAAACATAAAACTCAAGTATACATTGCCCCTGCCGGAGATCACTACCGAACTCGTATGACACACAGCTTAGAAGTATCCCAGATATGCCGAACAATAGGTCGGGGATTACAATTAAATGAAGACCTTATTGAAGCCATTGCTTTAGGACATGATGTGGGGCATACTCCTTTTGGTCATGTGGGAGAAGAAGCGCTGAGGCGAATCATTGGCCATTTTGAGCATAATGAGCAGTCTGTCCGTATTATGAAGGTCTTAGCCAATGATGGTCAGGGTTTGAATCTTACGGAGGCTGTTCTTGACGGGATCTTGTATCATACAGGAGAGGGCACTCCTAAAAATCTGGAGGGACAAATTGTCAAGACGGGAGACCGAATTGCTTATTTGTGCCATGATTACGACGATGCCTTAAGAGCAGGGCTTCTGACTCAAAGTGACTTGCCCGGCAGAGCTAAACAGATGCTGGGTGTGAGACCCAGTGATATGATTACCACCATGGTTGTGGATATGATTGAGGCCTCAAAAGACCGGGATCATATAAAACAATCCCCAGAAATCAGCAGCGCGATGCAGGAATTTCGGCAATTTATGTTTGCCAGGGTCTATAATAGCCTTAATTTGCGTGAAGAGCGGCGTAAAGGGCAATATATTGTTCAAGCTCTTTTTAAATACTATAGTGAGGACATTTCCAAGCTGCCTCAAAACTACTTAGTTTGGGCCGGCGGGAACACGACCAAAGCTGTGGTTGACTATATATCAGGTTTAACTGATAATTATGCCATTGACTTATTTCAGAGATTATTTGTACCTCGAAAATAG
- a CDS encoding GerMN domain-containing protein encodes MYKRSFSTMVFTILCLILAGTLLIGCNSFKTQADKPQENTADANNPTPPSSENNPSESAAKPVKLTLYFPNSDATGLVPTERTVEVKDEEVIKAIFQELANPPAGLEKPLPSGTTLLDATVNGDGLATINLSKEFQKNFGGGSAGEQMTMYSIVNTLTSLPNINSVQFLLEGAKHDGILGHLDTLDPLKRNESLIIEP; translated from the coding sequence ATGTATAAACGATCATTTAGCACTATGGTTTTTACAATCCTTTGCTTAATTCTGGCAGGTACACTATTAATAGGGTGTAATTCATTCAAAACTCAAGCTGACAAGCCTCAAGAGAATACCGCAGACGCTAATAACCCTACGCCACCCTCCTCAGAGAACAATCCTTCTGAATCTGCTGCAAAGCCTGTAAAATTAACTTTGTATTTTCCTAATTCAGACGCAACAGGCTTAGTTCCGACAGAGCGAACCGTCGAAGTGAAGGATGAAGAAGTTATTAAGGCAATCTTCCAAGAGTTAGCTAATCCCCCCGCAGGTTTGGAAAAACCACTTCCTTCGGGAACAACTCTCCTGGATGCAACAGTTAATGGGGATGGACTTGCAACCATCAACCTCTCAAAAGAATTTCAGAAAAATTTTGGCGGAGGTTCTGCAGGTGAACAAATGACCATGTATAGCATCGTAAACACCCTCACATCCTTACCTAATATTAACAGTGTCCAGTTTCTCTTAGAGGGAGCCAAACATGATGGTATTCTTGGTCACTTAGATACCCTAGACCCTCTCAAACGAAATGAGAGCTTAATTATTGAACCCTAA